From the genome of Maniola hyperantus chromosome 9, iAphHyp1.2, whole genome shotgun sequence:
gtagttccATTTGAGtaaaccaatcaaactcgatgtaCCTAATAGAGTATTTTACTCTTTTTTGAGTGTACCTAGATATTAATTTGATCCTAAGTTATAGGTATTAAACTATCTATAATAATGATACCATTATGTAATTCACATGTTACCTACTGACCGAAAAACCGGGCCCTTTAACGAATACTTCACCAGTGACATTGGGTTCCTTTATTTCCACACCAGTATCTGGATCCACCAGCTAAAAGGCGAacattaaaagttttaaaaattaatttagaaaTACTTACGGCTCGTAAAAAAAATCGAAGAAAACCAGAATCTTGGAAAAGAACAATTGGGTTTTCACAAACTGTAATGATTCCCTTTTGGGTTATATCAACATTTAACACTGAGATTGCCATCAAGCATTATGCTATCTTTAActatgaaggaaaatatcgtgagaaaacctgcatgcctgagagttctccataatgttctcaaaagcatgtgaagtcggccaatccgcactgggctatgcggtggtggactatggccaaacctttttcaatctgaggagacccgtgctcagtagtaagccagcaatgatttgatgatgatggttaagATCatcgaaaaaaaaccggccaagtgcgagtcaggctcgcgcaacgagggttccgtactacagtcgtatttttttcgacattttgcacgataattcaaaaactatgatgcataaaaataaataaatatctgttttaaaatgcacaggtgaagacctttcatatgataccccacttgatgtagttatcttactttgaaaattgaaaatactaattattagttcatgaccacaatttaatttttttgtgtgatgtaaccacaaattcacggttttcagatttttccccaaatgtcagctgcaagacctacctacctgccaaatttcatgattctaggtcaacgggaagtaccctgtaggtttcttgacagacaacaaagtgatcctataagggttccgtttttccttttgaggtacggaaccctaaaaaattattaagaatGCCATAATAGTGTACCTTAACAGTGTACATATCTACGGGCCTTCCACAAGAGCCAGGGGGTCCGAACACGTTCGGAGCTAGGACCGGCCCAATCGATTCAGTTTGGCCGTAAGCTTCCATTAACATACAATTACTGGCAAGAAGTTTCTGGAAAAAAGTTCTTTTACAACtacaattttacaaaaaaaaatctaaggtCCAAATTACACCTGGAGTAATTCGAAAAATAACATCGTCATGAGAAGGTCATGAGTCTAtgcatataatatttttatatccaatCAAAAACATAACATGTACAAAAATCCAAGTCTCGCAATGTTCCTAGCTCCTCTATTATCTAATCCAACGTAAAATCAAGTCGGTTACTTTATTCAGTACCTATCTACGAGTATGAGAGCGTCCATCCTACAAATTTCAACATTTCATTAcataagtaattataattacaattagttaactagCAACATTTCTTAGTGACCGTATCGATATAGGACATCTttatttctttaataaatataatgacTTTGTGTGATTTTATAATACTGCTAACGAAGTGCTTCTAATCATACGTTAGGTTTCAGCTGAAAAATATTGTCAATTTTAAGTGATCTCAAATTCAAACTTTACGCTCTTACTTATCATTTTCACGTCACGATCTTATGCTTAGGCCCTCCTAATAAATCCTCCTAATAAGTCGATAAAAATATCAGAAATACCTTGAATCCTGCTTGAATATCTTGATAAAGTTTAGATCCTGTAACAGTGATGTTTTTGAAGCAAGTTAGATCGACTTCATTCTGTCGAGCTAACAGACGTCCTATAAGTGCAGGGCTTAACAGAGCTATTTCGGGCTGTAAAAACAAGAACAGGCtattaagaaaaagaaaaagaaattaaaaaaaaatttatatcgaTAAGGACGCTAACATTCTCGGTTTCTTATTGTTCTTTGGTAGAATCACGTAGAATGCTGAAAGACGAACAAGATTgtgaagttcctgagcacactttgcaaagtaggtaggtatatacatatatgcgATAATAGACCGAAGGTAGCTACTTAAACTTACTTTATATTTGTTGATCATGTCTATAATGTGGTCATAGTTATCTGGACGGGAAGTTTGTAGCCTTATACCTCCTGAAGCAGCCACACCTATCGGCGAAAAGAAGAATGATATCCAATTCACTGGGGCCAAGAGTAACGTCGTCTTGGTGGTTCTGAAATCGACCAATTTACAATCAAAGCCTAATATTCTAAAGCCGCAACTAACTGTTTTGGCTAAGACGTCCATGGAAGCTGGATGAGTTTATCCtaaaacaaacataataatCAACATGTTCCTGATAATTATGGCTGAAGAACAGCAAGTAAATTAtaagctactagctgatgcccgcgacttcatttgtgtggaattaggttttttaaaaatcccgtaggaacatgttgatattccgggataaatggcgcattgaaatttgtgcagtccacgcggacgaagtcgcgagcataagctagtaaataaataaataaacattcacTCAGGTCTCAGAAGTGAAAGTTATAATTTTACTCCTCTCCACACTATGGCAATATGGTTATTGTGATGTGTTTAgtgatataggtacatacaggTATAATAAAGAGCCATCAAAAGATCTTACGGATCTCGTTTTTGATCCTTTGAGTAGCATTTTTTTaacaacgattcatttttaaaggccGCAACCTTTAACTTTCCCGAAGTACCACTTGTGCATATAAGAAAGGGGTATACTTTGTCCAAGTCATACTCCGCCACCCTGCAATGAAAAGAAAGCAATCTAAATCTCGACAAGTCGAGCAAACAAGGGTAAATTATTACCGAATAGGGTAGCCGGACTAATAGATGAACGAACAAGCGGAATTCAGCTTCTTATAATTTTTCCCcaatctcatattattatgaactgaaTTCTCAATGTTTTACTTCACATAAGGTGGATAGGTTATTGATTAATtcctaatatttatttttgtctaaATTAACGCAAATTAGGCTAAAAtagcaaaaatattaaaaagtgccTCCCGCCTTGATTGCGACCGATACCTATTCCTAATTATTGTGACGAAATCCGCCCTATTTATGAACTAAGAAAAATAAAGGGTGAAATCAAAAAGTGGTGATTGTCTAGTAATTCCCAACTCCATCATTGCATTGACGTAGAATTAATTGTTATTTAGattcatcatcaactcatcaccggctcactactgagcatgtgtctcctctcagaatgagacgggGTTCGTCAttgtttaccacgctggccaaggattggcagactttaaataaataaacttttatttcaggcataagtacacccataattgagtgttagtacagaaacaattccttaacctatgttagtacctacttattactagcttaaacttaacttaacaactaattctactacaattaaaactaatcctatttataatgCCCGAGGGAGTCTCATTGCGCCTATGTGcgcaccactccagcacctccagagagggCTGTCCAATTTCATGGACAATGCGCTGAGGAGAGTGTTGACCGTTACCGTTTGACCGCGACTttaccgttagagcaagtgatatttaattgcttaaaacgggCATACGAGTAACTCCGGGAAGTTAGAGGGATTAAACCCGGGATCGAATACCCGACCTCCTGGATAAGAGGAGggcgttttaaccactaggttgTCATGGCTCACTATTagtcaaaaaaaattactcgcTAGCAgctaaaaaaaacttacgtaCTTAAAATCCTCTACATGTTCCGGTTCCTCGTACATCTCTATAAACTTTTTCATGGTACATTCTCCTTCATCGAAATTCACCAACTTAATGTCCAGTTTCAGATCCGCTGCAGCCCTTGCGTATGTGTCGTACGATTCGTTTTGGCAAAACGCTATCTTCGGCCTCGTTATATCAAAGAGTGCTCGCATTTCGTCTATAAAAACAAGAGAATATAAGTATTAATGAGAATGAGGTATATAgtctactagctgattcccgcgacttcgtacgcgtggaattagatttttaaaaatcccgtgggaactctttaattttccgggatataaagtagcctatgtccttccccgggatataagctaactctgtaccaaattttatcgaaatcggttaaactgttggtccgtgaaaagctagcagacagacagacagacagacacactttcgcatttataatattagtatggatacggTCTATGTTTGGAATGCCAGGCAATTGCAAATTAACCGGTAGTATAAGTCCCGTTAATTACTATTGCgctgctggaaccatgtctcattaacatcaaaatgacgtaattttgacgtcagccgaaatctcatcatctcgaaacttcagtctagtgctgacgtcactaaaaaggcggccacgcgtattagcaatttgccggaatatgcctacctaggtatctatttaTCACTTAGGCttagatctataaagcgcactttgactttgctcagacttaagattgagttaaaacgagacagatttatttgaGAGATAT
Proteins encoded in this window:
- the LOC138402815 gene encoding luciferin 4-monooxygenase-like isoform X2, which gives rise to MRSAFGASESNKSLTYISTTMSFKEYPPNYHFGHVAFERLSLYPDRVCQIDAATGAEESYESVLKRSVSLAKGLRAYGLTPGDVVAIGGLNHLDICIPHFAALFNGLPIVGVDPYFKYDEMRALFDITRPKIAFCQNESYDTYARAAADLKLDIKLVNFDEGECTMKKFIEMYEEPEHVEDFKVAEYDLDKVYPFLICTSGTSGKLKVAAFKNESLLKKCYSKDQKRDPTTKTTLLLAPVNWISFFFSPIGVAASGGIRLQTSRPDNYDHIIDMINKYKPEIALLSPALIGRLLARQNEVDLTCFKNITVTGSKLYQDIQAGFKKLLASNCMLMEAYGQTESIGPVLAPNVFGPPGSCGRPVDMYTVKLVDPDTGVEIKEPNVTGEVFVKGPGFSVSSVITTIRKKQLIRLQKMVSSKREIYYTATKTTTTILWTDAKL
- the LOC138402815 gene encoding luciferin 4-monooxygenase-like isoform X1, which produces MRSAFGASESNKSLTYISTTMSFKEYPPNYHFGHVAFERLSLYPDRVCQIDAATGAEESYESVLKRSVSLAKGLRAYGLTPGDVVAIGGLNHLDICIPHFAALFNGLPIVGVDPYFKYDEMRALFDITRPKIAFCQNESYDTYARAAADLKLDIKLVNFDEGECTMKKFIEMYEEPEHVEDFKVAEYDLDKVYPFLICTSGTSGKLKVAAFKNESLLKKCYSKDQKRDPTTKTTLLLAPVNWISFFFSPIGVAASGGIRLQTSRPDNYDHIIDMINKYKPEIALLSPALIGRLLARQNEVDLTCFKNITVTGSKLYQDIQAGFKKLLASNCMLMEAYGQTESIGPVLAPNVFGPPGSCGRPVDMYTVKLVDPDTGVEIKEPNVTGEVFVKGPGFSCYYNDPEETANSFTEDGFFKTGDLLYRDKDNNYYFVDRCKTLMKYRNHHIYPAELEEVINRHPGVKDVCVVGIEDPVDGQRPVACVVRHGDSDVSAQEIKDLITRNLSKNKELRGGVLFLDSLPYTSTGKIQRNKVKEIAINAKRE